The proteins below are encoded in one region of Pseudoduganella armeniaca:
- a CDS encoding MarR family winged helix-turn-helix transcriptional regulator yields the protein MDTKALPDALTAVPQLDQQLCFALYSTSLAMNKLYRKLLRQLDLTYSQYLVMMVLWERDEQTVSDLGERLFLDSATLTPLLKRMEQAELVTRTRSASDERQVIIALTERGSALREKARAIPPCVFNASQCSLDQIVQLKGQLDTLRDQLMKSGA from the coding sequence ATGGATACGAAAGCCCTCCCCGACGCCTTGACCGCCGTTCCGCAACTGGACCAGCAGCTGTGCTTTGCCTTGTACTCGACCTCGCTGGCGATGAACAAGCTGTATCGCAAGCTGCTGCGCCAGCTCGACCTGACCTACTCGCAGTACCTCGTGATGATGGTGCTGTGGGAGCGCGACGAGCAGACGGTTTCCGACCTGGGCGAGCGCCTGTTCCTCGATTCGGCCACGCTGACGCCGCTGCTCAAGCGCATGGAGCAGGCCGAGCTGGTGACGCGCACCCGCAGCGCCAGCGACGAGCGCCAGGTCATCATCGCGCTGACGGAACGGGGCAGCGCGCTGCGCGAGAAGGCCCGCGCCATCCCGCCCTGCGTCTTCAATGCCAGCCAGTGCAGCCTGGACCAGATCGTGCAGCTGAAAGGCCAGCTCGACACGCTGCGCGACCAGCTGATGAAAAGCGGCGCCTGA
- a CDS encoding M1 family metallopeptidase produces the protein MKRSPTSLATFLLCTSLCAVSFAAPAEKFDDKFRQLDELLPTATPYRTASGAPGHQYWQQRADYTIRATLDEANRAVSGSETVTYHNNSPDTLTYLWLQLDQNIYKNDSDARRVQTAPSREAWTKPRGEEGAKYEGLRSTLVGREFDGGFKIANVKSAGGAPLKYVINGTMMRIDLPTPLKPGERVSFGMEWTYKINEQKVLGGRSGYEYFEEDKNTLFEIAQWHPRMAAYYDVAGWQHKQFLGSGEFTLEFGDYDVKITVPADHVVASTGELQNPGDVLSAAQRQRLEQARTAKKPVVIVTQAEAEAAEKSVSKATKTWHFKAKNVRDFAWASSRKFIWDAQGYKKDGTNVLAMSYYPKEGNPLWEKYSTASIIHTIEQYNKYSFDYPYPTAISVNGPVGGMEYPMISFNGPRPTKDKKTGELTYSKRAKYGLISVIVHEVGHNYFPMIVNSDERQWTWMDEGLNSFVEYLAVQAWEKDFPIGRGDPRDIVNYMRSANQVPIMTNSESLLQFGNNAYAKPATALNILRETILGRELFDHAFREYARRWKFKRPTPADFFRTMEDASGTDLDWFWRGWFYTTDAVDISLDNISEFTVDTKNPEVEKAWAKARKAEEPVSVTDQRNASMVRRIDTQPELRDFYNEHDEFTVTNADRNKYKEATADLEPWQKELLAQGKYLYLVDFSNKGGLVMPLILEITLKSGKKTIERVPAEVWRYSPQKITKLLVTDEPMTALTQDPYWETADIDTSNNSWPRKATPSRLELFKAERKAPDMMKDFNTKLKTDEKEGKDDAKTDAKPETKATVPPTNGAAAKQEAEQQPQKPAGKQ, from the coding sequence ATGAAGCGCTCGCCAACCAGTCTCGCCACCTTCCTGCTGTGCACGTCGCTGTGCGCGGTGTCCTTTGCCGCCCCGGCGGAAAAATTCGACGACAAGTTCCGCCAGCTCGACGAACTGCTGCCGACCGCCACGCCCTACCGCACGGCTTCCGGCGCGCCCGGTCACCAGTACTGGCAGCAGCGCGCCGACTATACGATCCGCGCCACCCTGGACGAAGCCAACCGCGCCGTCAGCGGCAGCGAAACCGTCACGTACCACAACAACTCACCGGACACGCTGACCTACCTGTGGCTGCAGCTGGACCAGAACATCTACAAGAACGATTCGGACGCGCGCCGGGTGCAGACCGCGCCCTCGCGCGAGGCGTGGACGAAACCGCGCGGCGAGGAGGGGGCGAAATACGAAGGGCTGCGCAGCACGCTGGTCGGGCGCGAATTCGACGGCGGCTTCAAGATCGCCAACGTCAAGTCGGCCGGCGGCGCGCCGCTGAAATACGTCATCAACGGCACGATGATGCGCATCGACCTGCCCACGCCCCTGAAACCGGGCGAGCGGGTCTCGTTCGGGATGGAGTGGACCTACAAGATCAACGAGCAGAAGGTGCTGGGCGGGCGCTCGGGCTACGAGTACTTCGAGGAAGACAAGAACACGCTGTTCGAGATCGCCCAGTGGCATCCGCGCATGGCCGCGTACTACGACGTGGCGGGCTGGCAGCACAAGCAGTTCCTGGGCTCGGGCGAATTCACGCTGGAATTCGGCGACTACGACGTGAAGATTACCGTGCCGGCCGACCACGTGGTGGCCTCCACCGGCGAGTTGCAGAACCCGGGCGACGTGCTGAGCGCCGCCCAGCGCCAGCGCCTGGAGCAGGCCAGGACGGCAAAGAAACCCGTCGTCATCGTCACCCAGGCCGAGGCGGAAGCGGCCGAGAAATCCGTCAGCAAGGCCACCAAGACCTGGCACTTCAAGGCGAAAAACGTGCGCGACTTCGCCTGGGCCTCGAGCCGCAAGTTCATCTGGGACGCACAGGGCTACAAGAAGGACGGCACCAACGTGCTGGCCATGTCGTACTACCCGAAGGAAGGCAATCCGCTGTGGGAGAAGTACTCCACCGCGTCGATCATCCACACCATCGAGCAGTACAACAAGTACAGCTTCGACTACCCCTACCCGACGGCGATCTCCGTCAACGGCCCGGTGGGCGGCATGGAATACCCGATGATCTCCTTTAACGGCCCACGCCCGACCAAGGACAAGAAAACGGGTGAGCTGACCTATTCGAAGCGCGCCAAGTACGGCCTGATCTCCGTGATCGTGCACGAGGTCGGCCACAACTACTTCCCGATGATCGTCAATTCCGACGAGCGCCAGTGGACCTGGATGGACGAGGGCCTGAACTCCTTCGTCGAATACCTGGCGGTGCAGGCGTGGGAGAAGGACTTCCCGATCGGCCGCGGCGACCCGCGCGACATCGTGAACTACATGCGCTCGGCCAACCAGGTGCCGATCATGACGAACTCCGAGTCGCTGCTCCAGTTCGGCAACAACGCCTACGCCAAGCCGGCCACCGCCTTGAACATCCTGCGCGAGACGATCCTGGGCCGCGAGCTGTTCGACCACGCCTTCCGCGAGTATGCGCGGCGCTGGAAGTTCAAGCGCCCCACCCCGGCCGACTTCTTCCGCACGATGGAGGACGCCTCCGGCACGGACCTCGACTGGTTCTGGCGCGGCTGGTTCTACACCACGGACGCGGTGGACATCAGCCTGGATAACATCAGCGAATTCACCGTCGACACCAAGAATCCGGAAGTGGAGAAGGCCTGGGCCAAGGCACGCAAGGCCGAGGAGCCGGTGTCGGTCACGGACCAGCGCAACGCCTCGATGGTGCGCCGCATCGACACCCAGCCCGAGCTGCGCGACTTCTACAACGAGCACGACGAGTTCACCGTCACCAACGCGGACCGCAACAAGTACAAGGAAGCGACGGCGGACCTGGAACCGTGGCAGAAGGAGCTGCTGGCGCAGGGCAAATACCTGTACCTGGTCGATTTTTCCAACAAGGGCGGGCTGGTGATGCCGCTGATCCTGGAGATCACGCTGAAGTCCGGTAAAAAAACCATCGAACGCGTGCCGGCCGAGGTGTGGCGCTACTCGCCGCAAAAGATCACCAAGCTGCTGGTGACGGACGAGCCGATGACGGCCCTGACGCAAGACCCGTACTGGGAAACGGCCGACATCGACACCAGCAACAACAGCTGGCCGCGCAAGGCGACGCCGTCGCGCCTGGAGCTGTTCAAGGCCGAACGCAAGGCGCCGGACATGATGAAGGACTTCAACACCAAATTGAAGACCGACGAGAAGGAAGGCAAGGACGACGCGAAGACCGACGCCAAGCCTGAAACCAAGGCCACCGTACCGCCGACCAACGGCGCCGCCGCCAAGCAGGAAGCCGAGCAGCAGCCGCAGAAGCCGGCGGGCAAGCAGTAA
- a CDS encoding DUF6702 family protein gives MRRLRHLAAAAALALCCAGAAQAHNYHMGMADIGYNGATGNTEVIHTYTAHDIEALLANLYGRSFDLGLEEDQDVLRQYIERHFTISVGGKPLLLQWVGIKASADTITVFQQIEKTALPAGAVILDAVLTDFIATQVNTVNLGGSAGRAAVTLTFTAAQREQRVP, from the coding sequence ATGCGGCGCCTGCGACATCTCGCCGCCGCGGCGGCACTGGCGCTGTGCTGCGCCGGTGCCGCGCAGGCCCACAACTACCACATGGGCATGGCGGACATCGGCTACAACGGCGCTACCGGCAACACCGAAGTGATCCATACGTACACGGCGCACGACATCGAGGCGCTGCTGGCCAACCTGTACGGGCGCTCGTTCGACCTGGGGCTGGAGGAAGACCAGGACGTGCTGCGCCAGTACATCGAGCGGCACTTTACGATCAGTGTGGGCGGCAAGCCGCTGCTGCTGCAGTGGGTCGGCATCAAGGCCAGCGCCGATACGATCACCGTGTTCCAGCAGATCGAGAAGACGGCCTTGCCGGCCGGCGCCGTCATCCTTGACGCCGTGCTGACGGACTTCATCGCCACCCAGGTCAATACCGTCAACCTGGGCGGCAGTGCCGGCCGGGCCGCGGTGACGCTGACCTTCACCGCGGCGCAGCGCGAGCAGCGCGTGCCTTGA
- a CDS encoding TonB-dependent receptor has product MSRYLPFSLALLALPAHADDIVLQRVLVDASRTSQLGIADAAADGTVTQRQLQARTSYRPGELLEATPGLVVSQHSGEGKANQFYLRGFNLDHGTDLRTTVDDMPVNQRSHGHGQGWTDLNFVIPELAARLDYGKGPYSAANGDFASAGATEITYANRLPRSQAAVTLGQDGYRRALLAGSPALGRGSLLYALEALHNDGPFTRGDDYRKLNAVLRYSQGYANNGWHVAAMAYGAHWNATDQIPQRAVASGTLGRFDTVDTTDGGSAHRYSLSGAWRRTADDSASKISAYVIANRLDLYSNFTYFLDDPVAGDQFAQPDRRVTTGLDARHGWHVHAGDVLTSTTVGLQVQNDNIHNGLLRTAARRTLGAIRQDHIVETSAALFIENHTRWTPTLRTVAGLRADRYRFDVASDRRENSGQADDGLFSPSLGLVLGPWAQTEVYFNAGRGFHSNDARGTVIAVDPKTGEPTDRVTPLARSRGLDLGLRSEWLPGLQTTLSLYRLDFDSELVFVGDAGTTEAGRPSRRHGIEFSNYYKPFKWLSLDMDLAYARGRYRDVDSAGQHIPGAVEGVAQLAVTFTPSGPWSGALRLRWFGPRPLVEDNSVRSRASATVNGRIGYRLDRATRLELEAFNLANRRAAAIEYYYASRLRGETQAVDDVHFHPIEARSLRLTLTHSF; this is encoded by the coding sequence ATGTCCCGATATCTTCCCTTCAGCCTCGCCCTCCTCGCCCTCCCCGCCCACGCCGACGACATCGTCCTGCAGCGCGTGCTGGTCGACGCCTCGCGCACCTCGCAGCTGGGCATCGCCGACGCCGCCGCGGACGGCACCGTCACCCAGCGCCAGCTGCAGGCGCGCACCAGCTACCGGCCCGGCGAACTGCTGGAGGCGACACCCGGCCTGGTCGTCAGCCAGCACAGCGGCGAGGGCAAGGCCAACCAGTTCTACCTGCGCGGCTTCAACCTCGACCACGGCACCGACCTGCGCACGACGGTCGATGACATGCCCGTCAACCAGCGCAGCCACGGCCACGGCCAGGGCTGGACGGACCTGAACTTCGTCATCCCCGAACTGGCTGCGCGGCTCGACTACGGCAAAGGGCCGTACAGCGCCGCCAATGGCGACTTCGCCTCCGCTGGCGCCACCGAGATCACGTACGCCAACCGCCTGCCGCGCAGCCAGGCCGCCGTCACGCTGGGCCAGGACGGCTACCGGCGTGCGCTGCTGGCCGGCTCGCCCGCGCTGGGACGCGGCAGCCTGCTGTACGCGCTGGAGGCGCTGCACAACGACGGCCCGTTCACGCGCGGCGACGATTACCGTAAGCTGAACGCGGTGCTGCGCTACAGCCAGGGCTATGCCAACAACGGCTGGCACGTGGCGGCGATGGCGTACGGCGCGCACTGGAACGCCACCGACCAGATCCCGCAGCGCGCTGTCGCCAGCGGCACGCTCGGGCGCTTCGACACCGTCGACACCACGGATGGCGGCAGCGCGCACCGCTACAGCCTGTCCGGCGCGTGGCGCCGCACGGCCGACGACAGCGCCTCGAAGATCTCGGCCTACGTGATCGCCAACCGCCTCGACCTGTACTCGAACTTCACCTATTTTCTCGACGATCCCGTCGCCGGCGACCAGTTCGCCCAGCCGGACCGGCGCGTCACCACAGGCCTGGACGCGCGCCACGGCTGGCACGTGCACGCGGGCGACGTCCTGACCTCCACCACTGTCGGCCTGCAAGTCCAGAACGACAATATCCACAACGGCCTGCTGCGCACGGCGGCGCGCCGCACGCTGGGCGCGATCCGGCAGGACCATATCGTCGAAACGTCGGCCGCGCTGTTCATCGAGAACCACACCCGCTGGACGCCGACCTTGCGCACGGTAGCGGGCCTGCGCGCGGACCGCTACCGCTTCGACGTGGCCAGCGACCGGCGCGAGAACTCGGGCCAGGCCGACGACGGCCTGTTCAGCCCCAGCCTCGGCCTCGTGCTGGGTCCCTGGGCGCAAACGGAGGTGTACTTCAACGCTGGCCGTGGCTTCCACAGCAACGACGCGCGCGGCACCGTCATCGCCGTCGATCCGAAAACCGGCGAGCCGACCGACCGGGTGACGCCGCTGGCGCGCTCGCGCGGCCTCGATCTCGGCCTGCGCAGCGAGTGGCTGCCCGGCCTGCAAACGACGCTGTCGCTGTACCGGCTCGACTTCGACTCCGAACTGGTATTCGTCGGCGACGCCGGCACCACCGAGGCGGGCCGGCCCAGCCGCCGCCACGGCATCGAGTTCTCCAACTACTACAAGCCGTTCAAGTGGCTCAGCCTCGACATGGACCTGGCCTATGCGCGCGGCCGCTATCGCGATGTGGACAGCGCCGGCCAGCACATTCCCGGCGCCGTCGAAGGCGTGGCGCAACTGGCCGTGACCTTCACCCCAAGCGGGCCCTGGTCGGGCGCGCTGCGCCTGCGTTGGTTCGGGCCGCGCCCCCTGGTCGAGGACAACAGCGTGCGCTCGCGTGCCAGCGCCACCGTCAATGGCCGCATCGGCTACCGGCTCGATCGCGCCACGCGGCTGGAACTGGAGGCGTTCAACCTGGCCAACCGGCGCGCCGCCGCCATCGAGTATTACTATGCGTCGCGCCTGCGCGGCGAGACGCAGGCCGTGGACGACGTACACTTCCACCCGATCG